The Stigmatella aurantiaca DW4/3-1 genome contains the following window.
CCTGATTGAGCTCTTCGCCGAGGAAGACACGGAAGCCAAAGTCGGCTGACAAGCCGCTACGACAGTTCCGCGCGCGCGAATCCCTGCGACGATCGCAGACCGCAGCGCCGGCCGCGAAAGGCACCAAGCCCGCCAAGACACCGTTTCACGTCCGTTTCTGGGGAGTCCGGGGCTCCATCCCTTCTCCGGGTCCTCACACCCGCCGCTATGGGGGCAATACCCCTTGCGTGGAGATGGGTGTGGGCGATGAATTGCTGATCTTCGATCTGGGCACGGGGGCCCGGCCGCTGGGGGAGCATCTGGTGGCGCAGGCGAAGGCGGTGCAAGCCTCCATCTTCCTGTCGCACTACCACTATGATCACCTGCAGGGGCTGCCGTTCTTCACGCCCATCTTCATGCCGCAGAACGCCTTCACGTTCTACGGCTCCCCGCGCAACGGCCAATGCCTGAAGGAGATCCTCTCGGGGCAGATGACGCAGCCCTACTTTCCGGTGACGGCCGAGGGCGTCTTCCGCGCGCAGCTCGACTACCACGATGTCCACGCGGGTGAGCGGGTGACGGTGGGCTCGGCGAGCATCAGCACGCTGGAGCTGAACCATCCGGGCGGCAACCTGGGCTACCGCGTGGAATGCGACGGCCGCTCAGTGGTGTACGCCACGGACATCGAGCAGAGCGAGGAGGGAGATGCCCGCTTCTTCGCGTTCGCCAAGGGCGCGGATCTGCTCATCTACGACTCGATGTACACCGAGGACGAGTACTGCGGGCGCCACGGACCGGCCCGCACGGGCTGGGGCCACTCCACGTGGCAGGCCGCCGTCCGCGCCGCGAACGAGTCCCAGGCGAAGACGCTGGTCCTCTTCCACCATGATCCGGCCCGCGACGACGCGGGGATGACGCGCCTGCTGCGTCAGGTGCGCAAGCACCGCCCCGAGGCCATCGCCGCCCGGGAGCACATGACCCTTCACGTCAAATGAGGGCATGGGCTTCGGGTGCATCCCTCCCCGAAGCCCTCACCGCCCGCCGGACCGCCTCCCGCAACCCCAGGAAGGGCAGCCGCTCCAGCGCCGTGCGCGCATCCACCCATTCGTGAGCGTCGTGCTCGGGCCCAAGCCGCACCTCCTGGCCCTCCGGACACCAGGCCGCGAAGGCCGTCTCTTCCACCAACCGCGGGGGCAGGTGCTCTCCGAGCGCGAAGGCGTGCTGGTACTCCAGCCCCACCACGGGAAGGCGCAGCCCGGTCTCCTCCTCCAGCTCGCGCGCCGCGGCCTGGGCCGCGGTCTCCCCCTCTTCCACCCGGCCGGTGACAATCTGCCAGAAGCCTCCCCGCTCGGGGACGCGGCGCACCAGGAGCACCCGCGCCTCTGGCCCCCGTCCTCGCACCAGCACGGCGCTGATGGTCTTCAGGGGGCCCGCCGCGGGTGACTGCCGCTCGCTTTCGAAGACAGCGCAGAAGTGCCGGGCGAGCGCCTCCTCCACCTCGGGCACGGACACGGCGTGCCCCAGCTCGCGCTGCATGGAGGTGACCCCTGCCTCACGGATGCCGCACGGCACGATGAGGTTGAAGTGCGGCAGGTGCGTGTTGACGTTGAGCGCGAAGCCGTGCGTCGTCAGCCAGCGGGAGATGTGCACCCCGATGGCGCCAATCTTCCGGGCGTCGGGCGCTCCCTCCTCGCCCAGCCACACGCCGGGCCACTTCGGGATGATGCTGGCCTGGAGCCCATACTCCGCCAGCGTCTGAAGAATGCAGCGCTCCACATCCCGCACGTAGCGGCGCACATCCCGGCGGCCCTCCAGGAGCTGGAAGATGGGGTATCCGACGATCTGCCCCGGCCCGTGGTAGGTGACATCACCTCCCCGGTTCGTCTCGAAGAGCTCCACCCCTTCCGTCCCGAGCCGCTCCTCGCTGGCCAGGAGGTTCTCCCGCTTCGCGCCCCGGCCCAGCGTGAGCACGGGAGGGTGTTCCAGCAGCAGCAACGAGTCGCCCACGAGCCCCTGGCGCCGCGCATCCGCGAAGCGCTGCATCAGCGTCAGCCCATCCCCGTATTCCACCTTGCCGAGCCGGTACACCGTCAACGTGTTCACGCGGTCTCCTTCCGCCGCCGGCGCTTGGGGGCGGGCTTGGCGGGCTTGGCGGTGTCGAGGCTCCAAGCCCCCGCGAGCACCCGGTTCAGCAAGGCGTTCAGCTCATGCCCAGCGCGGGGCGAGCGCACGGCTTCCGCCGCGAAGAGGGCGATCACCTCCGGCGACACCGTGGACTCCGGGGCCCGCGGCGCCAGCCTCCGGCGGGCGATCTCCACATACTCGGCTTCGGTGGGGACCTGGAGCGCCACGCAGAGCTGGACGTGCTCCAGCAGGGGCAGGGGCAGGGTGCCCTGAACCGCCTTGAAGAGCGCCTCGGTGGTGCGCACCAACAGACTCCCCGTCCCCCCGCGCAGCATGAGCGGTGGGTCCGCGCCCAGGCTCCCCCGGGCGCTCATCAACACCACCCGATCGGGGTGCCGCCTCAAGAAGTCGCCGAACCGGAGCTGCGCCTCCACGGGGAGCCGATCCACGTCCTCCACGAGCGCCACCCCGTTCCCGCTCCCCTGCTCCAGCGCCTCGAGGGACATCACCGTCCCCATCGCGCGCTTGGCCAGCACCTGAAACCACAAGCTCTTCCCCACCCCCTCGGGGCCGAGAATCAACATCCGCCGGGCGCCCGCGAGGATGCCTTTCTCCAGCAACGCCTGGGGCTCTGCCTGGCCCACGAGCTCGAAGACCTCCGGTCCCGCGGCCGCGCGTGGCGGGCTCTGCTGGGGACGGGCGGTGGCCGCCTCCGGCCCGACAAGCCCGAGCAGTGAACGGGACTCCCCTGTGCACCCAGAGCAGATGAAGGCCCCGGCGGGCCCCGCCACCAACTCCCCCACTTCCCCTCGCGGCCGACAGCAGAACGAGCACCAAGCGTCCATGGCCGGATCGGCCCGGGTCGGCCCCCGCTCAATGAGAGAGGGCTCCTCGGGCGAAGCTTTCGCGGGCTCCTCGGGCAAAGCCCTGGCGGGCGCGGAGGGTGCGGCGATCTCTCCCGGTGCCTCCTCGCCGGCCTGAGCCTCCGGCTCCCCCTTCCGGGAGATGGCCACCAGCGACTCTTCCTCCTCGGCATGCTCCAGGGCCCACTCCAGGGCCCGTTGGCCCGCGGCGGAAGTCTGCCCCGAGGCCTTCCCCGTCTTGTCCGGACCGTTTTCGATGAGCCAGCGCTGGACTTCGTCCTGTGCGCCCGCCTTGCCCCCGGCGGGGCTCACCCCTCGCATGGCCGCGTCGATGACCCGCTGCCGCCCGGCCAGCTCCGGCGTGGTCTCCGCCGTGAGTTCCAGGTCCACCTCCCGGGTCTCGGGCTCCTCGAGGATCCGTCCCCGGGTGGAGTCCGGCAACCACTCGAGCCGCTTCACCTCCTCGGAGAGTTCCTCCTGCTCCGGGTCCAACGAGCGGGCATGACGCAGCAACTGAAGGGCACGGGCAAAGCTCCCCGTCTGCCGGTAGAGCTCCGCCGCCTTGATCAACTCGGAGACGGCGGCCGCGGTGTCGCCTTTCAGCTCCGCGGCCTGCGCGGCACGAATGTGGTCGCGAGGATTGGCCATGACACCAGCCTAACCTCCTCTTGCCCCGGCCGCGCCCCCCCTCACGCCATGGCGAGGAACAGCATGTCCGGGTGCTCAAGATATTTGATGACCTCGTACACGAAGTCCGCGGCCACCGAGCCGTCGATGACGCGGTGATCGCACGACAAGGAGAGGTTCATCATCTCGCGGATGGCGATCTCGTCATCCCGCACGACTGGCCGCTTGCGCAGCTTGTGGACGCCCAGGATGCCCACCTCGGGGTGGTTGATGATCGGCGTGGCGAACAAGCCGCCGCTCTGCCCGAGTGAGGTGATGGTGAAGGTGCCGCCCGTCAGCTCCTCCATCTTGAGCTTGCGCTCGCGGGCGGCGGTCCCCAGACGGGCGATCTCCTGGGCCAGCTCGCGCAGCGTCAACCGGTCCGCGCCGCGCACCACCGCCACCGTGAGCCCATCCGGCGTGGCCGCCGCGATGCCGATGTTGTACTCGCCCCGGACGATGAGCTCCTGCGCCGCTTCATCGAAGTTGGCGTTGAGGTGGGGGAACTTCTTCAGCGCGGCGATGACCGCCTTCACGATGAAGGGCAGGAAGGTCAGCTTCGTGGACTCTCCGGCCGTCTGGAGCTGGGTGTTGAGGCGCTTGCGCAGCCGCACCAACTCGGTGCCATCCACTTCCTCCACGAAGGCGAAGTGCGGCATCGTGAACTTCGACCGCACCATCTTCTCCGCGATCTTCCTGCGAAGTCCGCGCAGCGGCAGGCGCTCATCCGAGCGCCCCGTCGCCAGCGGCGCGGGCACTGGCGGACGGGACGGGGCCGCGGGAGCGCGCACTTCGTTGGCGGAGGACTTGCCCTCCAGGGCCGCCACCACGTCCGCCTTCGTCACGCGCCCCTGAGGCCCAGAGCCGGAGATCTCCGACAGATCCAGTCCGTGCTCGCGCGCCATGCGCCGGGTCAGCGGCGTGGCCAGCACCTTGCTCGTGGACGTGGCGCCATTCTGGGCCGAGGCCTGGACCGCGGCCCCCGTCTCCGCCTGGGGCGCGGGGACGGCAGGGGCGGCGTGGCCAGCGGCGGGCGAGGGGGCCGAGCCTTCGAGCTCCAGCGTCACCAGGGTCTGGTGCACCTTGGCCACCTCCCCTTCCTTGCCGTGCGTCTTGAGAACGCGGCCAGCCTTGGGGCTGGGCACGGTGACGGTGGCCTTGTCGGTCATCACCTCGGCGATGACCTGATCCTCCTGGATCTGGTCACCTTCCTTCACGTGCCACTTGACGAGCTCACCCTCCATCACGCCTTCACCGAGATCAGGGAGCTTGAATTCGAAGAGAGCCATGGGCAGGGAGATCCGTCCTTCGGGGTTGGGGGCGGAAAGGCGTGAGGTGAGGCGGGGGGACTAACCGATGCGCTCCAGGCGCTCGCGCTCCATGAGCCCCTTCATGAAGAACTCGGCGGCACGGTAGCTGGAGCGAACCAATGGGCCCGAGGCCACATAAAGGAAGCCATAGGATTCGGCCAGCCGCTTGTAGGCTTCGAACTGCGCCGGGGAGACGAAGCGCTCCACGCGCAGGTGGTACTGAGACGGCTGGAGGTACTGGCCCAGCGTCAGCACGTCCACGCCCGCCTCGCGCAGGTCCTTGAAGGTCTGCTCCAGCTCGGCATCGGTCTCGCCCAGGCCCACCATGACGGAGCTCTTGGTGTAGAGCCCCTCGGGGCGCCGCTTCAGGTACTCCAGCACCCGCAGCGACTGGCGGTAACCCGCGCGCCGGTCTCTCACCGTGGGCGTCAGGCGCTCCACCGTCTCCACGTTGTGGGCCACCACGTGCGGCCGGGCCTCGGCCACCGTCGTCAGGTCCTTCTCCACGCCCTTGAAGTCCGGGATGAGCACCTCGACGATCGTCTTCGGGCTCTCCTTGCGCAGCTCCCGGATGGCCAGCGCGAAGTGGCTGGCGCCGCCGTCTGGCCGGTCATCGCGGTTCACCGAGGTGACCACGATGTACTCGAGGTCCATCTCCCGGACCGCCTGGGCCAGGTGCACGGGCTCCATCGGATCCAGCGGCGGGGGCGCACCCACCTTCACGTGACAGAAGCGGCACGCGCGGGTGCACACCTCGCCCATGAGCATCACCGTGGCGGTGCCTCCGCCCCAGCACTCGGCGATGTTGGGGCAGCGCGCCTCCTCGCACACCGTGGACAGCTTCGTCCGCTTGACGATGGCCTTGACCCGCTCGTAGCCCTCCCCATGCGGGAGACGCACCTTCAACCACTCGGGTTTGCGGGTGCTCTCGGAGACCTGGGGAAGGGGAAACCGATCGGGAGTCGCCATGGGTCGCGGGCCTTGTACGGTTGGGGGAAAAGCAGGGTCAAGCGAGAAGCCTCTAACGCGAAGCGTTAGCCCTGACAAAGGCTTCTAGAGAACCCTCTCTTTTTAACGCCCCCCCTCCCCGAGGGCACCTGAAGGGCCCAGCCCCTCCCTTCAGGTGGCCTGCCCGCCGCTGGCTGCTCTCCTGCTTAGCGGCAGGTCAGCCAGCTGCAGGAGTTCGAGAGGCACTCGAAGCCATTGGCGCAGATGGCCCCCTTGGCCTTCTTGGGCTGGCACTTGCCCTCGTTGAGGCCCCACCCGCAGTACTGGGTGGTGCCGCAGTCGGCGTGGGCCGTGCAGATGCAGGTGCCGGTGGTGCCGCCGCAGTCATCGTTCGCGCTGCACGTGCCGCTGCCGCACTCCTGATCGAAGCGGCAGCTCTCGCCGAACGTCTTGGAGGCGGGGGCATACCGCTTGCCGCAGATCTGCGGGTACTGCGCCTCGCGGGTGGCCTTCTCGACGTAAGGCGCCACCCCGCTGGTGTCGATGTCCTGCGCGGCATCCGCCATGCCCGTGCGCGCGCTGTTGGCCCGCTCCCACATGCGGATGAAGGTCTCCGCCGAGTTCTCCAGGCCCGTGGTGTTCACGCCCAGCTGCTTGAGGTCCTTCACCACGTCCGGCAACAGGCCCACGTGGGCCAGGCCGTAGATGTCGAAGTCCGAGCCCACGCGCCCGGGGCCGGTGAGCCGCTGCTGGTTCTTCTGCGCGTCCGCCTCGACCGCGAAGCCGGCCGAGCACGCCCCGTACTCGCCGAAGCGCGGGCGGACCTGCTGGATGAAGCCGTTGAGGTCCGCGCCGAAGCCCATGGGCACCTTCAGCCCCTGGCGGCCGAACTCGTAGGCCTGGGCCAGCGAGCGCGTGGAGCCCTGGCAGCTGTTGGCGACATTGGACTTCGTGTACGCGCGCGTCTCGTCATGCGCGGTGCGCAGGCCGAACATGCCGCCCGACTGGCGCAGGTAGCGCACCACCCAGGCGGGCGTCGTCTTCTCGTTGGCGGCGAGCGCCGGGTTCATCACCTCGCGGAAGTGGCCGTGAGAGATGAAGAGCGGGTAGTAGGTATTCGCCTGGGAGAGCGTGAAGGTGTCCTGCACGCTGCGCTCGGACATGTGCGCCGCGTCGATGATCATCCCGCGGGCCATCATCTCCTGGACGAGCGCCTTGCCTTCGGCGGTCAGCCCCTTCACGTTGCGGCAGCTCGAGTCCACGTCGAAGCCGAGGGTGAACCCCGAGCCGGTGATGCCGCAGTCGGTGTCGATGTAGCAATTCTCCAGGAACTGGGCGACCTGGAAGATGACGTTGTGGGGCGCCGCGCCGCCAAAACGGTTGTCGAGCTGGTGCACGGGCTGCAACGAGCGAACGCCCAGCGAGTGAACGCGGTTGAGCTCGGCGCGCCAGTCCTTCTTGCCGAAGAGCTTGCTCGACTCGATGGAGAGCACCATGGCCAGCTTGCCGGAGGCGATGATCTGCCGCGCATGGGCCGGCGTCAGGGCGATCTCCGCCCAGCTCGTGCGCGCATCGAAGTCACGCGCCATCTGGAGCTGCACATCGACGTCCGTCATCTCGTCGCAGGGGCGCTTGATGTTCTGGTAGGGCAACGCCTTGCAAAGGAACTCGTTGCTCACCAGGGACAC
Protein-coding sequences here:
- a CDS encoding MBL fold metallo-hydrolase, producing the protein MGVGDELLIFDLGTGARPLGEHLVAQAKAVQASIFLSHYHYDHLQGLPFFTPIFMPQNAFTFYGSPRNGQCLKEILSGQMTQPYFPVTAEGVFRAQLDYHDVHAGERVTVGSASISTLELNHPGGNLGYRVECDGRSVVYATDIEQSEEGDARFFAFAKGADLLIYDSMYTEDEYCGRHGPARTGWGHSTWQAAVRAANESQAKTLVLFHHDPARDDAGMTRLLRQVRKHRPEAIAAREHMTLHVK
- a CDS encoding dihydrolipoamide acetyltransferase family protein; this translates as MALFEFKLPDLGEGVMEGELVKWHVKEGDQIQEDQVIAEVMTDKATVTVPSPKAGRVLKTHGKEGEVAKVHQTLVTLELEGSAPSPAAGHAAPAVPAPQAETGAAVQASAQNGATSTSKVLATPLTRRMAREHGLDLSEISGSGPQGRVTKADVVAALEGKSSANEVRAPAAPSRPPVPAPLATGRSDERLPLRGLRRKIAEKMVRSKFTMPHFAFVEEVDGTELVRLRKRLNTQLQTAGESTKLTFLPFIVKAVIAALKKFPHLNANFDEAAQELIVRGEYNIGIAAATPDGLTVAVVRGADRLTLRELAQEIARLGTAARERKLKMEELTGGTFTITSLGQSGGLFATPIINHPEVGILGVHKLRKRPVVRDDEIAIREMMNLSLSCDHRVIDGSVAADFVYEVIKYLEHPDMLFLAMA
- the lipB gene encoding lipoyl(octanoyl) transferase LipB, encoding MNTLTVYRLGKVEYGDGLTLMQRFADARRQGLVGDSLLLLEHPPVLTLGRGAKRENLLASEERLGTEGVELFETNRGGDVTYHGPGQIVGYPIFQLLEGRRDVRRYVRDVERCILQTLAEYGLQASIIPKWPGVWLGEEGAPDARKIGAIGVHISRWLTTHGFALNVNTHLPHFNLIVPCGIREAGVTSMQRELGHAVSVPEVEEALARHFCAVFESERQSPAAGPLKTISAVLVRGRGPEARVLLVRRVPERGGFWQIVTGRVEEGETAAQAAARELEEETGLRLPVVGLEYQHAFALGEHLPPRLVEETAFAAWCPEGQEVRLGPEHDAHEWVDARTALERLPFLGLREAVRRAVRASGRDAPEAHALI
- a CDS encoding membrane dipeptidase produces the protein MQRGTGLKPWKFLSLSFLSAFALGQGGCSPVEEAEVASPEAEPAVAQAAQPLAVTGFAELHHHMFAEEAFGGGWFHGSHTGTLASCDGGLPESDHARVRMDLSSMLNLCPNSGNVDLSGVPILSGLFGVGGAVASEIIGQIEGTEGDTGIHLGRMNVQTQWPRWDTIAHQQAWEGWLQKAHQGGMSLVMVSLVSNEFLCKALPYQNIKRPCDEMTDVDVQLQMARDFDARTSWAEIALTPAHARQIIASGKLAMVLSIESSKLFGKKDWRAELNRVHSLGVRSLQPVHQLDNRFGGAAPHNVIFQVAQFLENCYIDTDCGITGSGFTLGFDVDSSCRNVKGLTAEGKALVQEMMARGMIIDAAHMSERSVQDTFTLSQANTYYPLFISHGHFREVMNPALAANEKTTPAWVVRYLRQSGGMFGLRTAHDETRAYTKSNVANSCQGSTRSLAQAYEFGRQGLKVPMGFGADLNGFIQQVRPRFGEYGACSAGFAVEADAQKNQQRLTGPGRVGSDFDIYGLAHVGLLPDVVKDLKQLGVNTTGLENSAETFIRMWERANSARTGMADAAQDIDTSGVAPYVEKATREAQYPQICGKRYAPASKTFGESCRFDQECGSGTCSANDDCGGTTGTCICTAHADCGTTQYCGWGLNEGKCQPKKAKGAICANGFECLSNSCSWLTCR
- a CDS encoding ClpX C4-type zinc finger protein, coding for MANPRDHIRAAQAAELKGDTAAAVSELIKAAELYRQTGSFARALQLLRHARSLDPEQEELSEEVKRLEWLPDSTRGRILEEPETREVDLELTAETTPELAGRQRVIDAAMRGVSPAGGKAGAQDEVQRWLIENGPDKTGKASGQTSAAGQRALEWALEHAEEEESLVAISRKGEPEAQAGEEAPGEIAAPSAPARALPEEPAKASPEEPSLIERGPTRADPAMDAWCSFCCRPRGEVGELVAGPAGAFICSGCTGESRSLLGLVGPEAATARPQQSPPRAAAGPEVFELVGQAEPQALLEKGILAGARRMLILGPEGVGKSLWFQVLAKRAMGTVMSLEALEQGSGNGVALVEDVDRLPVEAQLRFGDFLRRHPDRVVLMSARGSLGADPPLMLRGGTGSLLVRTTEALFKAVQGTLPLPLLEHVQLCVALQVPTEAEYVEIARRRLAPRAPESTVSPEVIALFAAEAVRSPRAGHELNALLNRVLAGAWSLDTAKPAKPAPKRRRRKETA
- the lipA gene encoding lipoyl synthase, which encodes MATPDRFPLPQVSESTRKPEWLKVRLPHGEGYERVKAIVKRTKLSTVCEEARCPNIAECWGGGTATVMLMGEVCTRACRFCHVKVGAPPPLDPMEPVHLAQAVREMDLEYIVVTSVNRDDRPDGGASHFALAIRELRKESPKTIVEVLIPDFKGVEKDLTTVAEARPHVVAHNVETVERLTPTVRDRRAGYRQSLRVLEYLKRRPEGLYTKSSVMVGLGETDAELEQTFKDLREAGVDVLTLGQYLQPSQYHLRVERFVSPAQFEAYKRLAESYGFLYVASGPLVRSSYRAAEFFMKGLMERERLERIG